The Oculatellaceae cyanobacterium genomic sequence GTTGAATCTTTGTCAGTAATTGCTCAAGTTAGCTATTACAAAGCTACAAAAGGGCCAGATGGGGTTGGTAAGCGTTTATTCAAAATGGCACCTTTGCACCATCATTTAGAGCTTAGTGGTTGGTCAGAAACTCAGGTTGTGGGTGTTTTTTATTTGATTAACGCTGGTTTAGCTTTGTTGTGTTTTGTGATTCGTTAGTGCAAATAATTCAGGAGAAGGAATGATTAATTATTTATGCTCCTGAATTATTGTTTTTTTATTAACCGCAGATGAACGCAGATTTTAACCAATATTTTATCTGCTGATAACTAATTGCTAGAGTAAAGTTTAGTAGTATCAAGAAACAAAGATGGCAGCACAACTGTTACTGGTAGATGATGAACCTGGATTACGCGAAGCTGTACAAGCTTATTTAGAAGATAGTGGTTTTAATGTACAGGTAGCCAGTAACGCCCGTGAAGCATGGGATTTTTTGCAGAAAAATCCTCCTGATTTAGTCATTAGTGACGTGATGATGCCGCAGGTAAATGGCTATCAGTTTCTTCAAGAACTGCGAGAAGACGCTCGTTTTAAGGCTTTGCCAGTAGTATTTTTAACTGCTAGAGGGATGAAGTCTGATCGTATCCAAGGCTATCAAGCTGGTTGCGATGCTTATCTCCCTAAACCATTTGATCCAGATGAGTTGGTGGCAATTGTAGAAAACTTGCTAGAACGTCGTGCAGCTACAACTCAAGCAGCAGGCACTACTACAGATTTGGAGGACATTGCGAGGCAAATAGCGGAAATTAGGGGTATGCTACAACATGGTAGCAGTATCACTCAAACACCTTCACCTATTCGCATTGATTTGACACCTAGAGAGCAAAGTGTTTTAGATTTGGTGGCGCAAGGGCTAATGAATAAGGAAATTGCTCGGCGTTTAGAAACCAGCGTTCGCAATGTGGAAAAGTACGTTAGTCGTTTATTTAGTAAGACGGGAACTAATAGTCGTACAGAGTTAGTGCGTTATGCGCTGGAACATGGTTTAACGAAGTAAAGAAGTGATGCGATGTCTACGACGGGCTACGCCTACGCACTTTCTATTAACTCATAATTATTGATGCGATCGCCTCTCTCGCTATCAATGTAAAATTTAACTGCTTCTTAGCTTATTAATATACTGCTGACGTAATACGCGCCGCATGACTTTGTTGGAAGCAGTACGTGGTAAATTTTCAACAATCACAAGATCGCGTATTTTAAATAGAGGATTAAGATTTTGCGCGATCGCTTTCTGCAATTTACTCTTTAGTTCCTCTGGTTGCTGAGTCAGCATTGCAGATACTACAGCATATATTACCAACTGACTTGGCCCTCCATCTAGGGGAGAAATTGCGATCGCGGCAGTTTCGCTAATACCCTCAACTGTATTCAAAACTCGCTCAATTTCAGGTGAACTAACCTTAATTCCTCCTAAATTCATTGTGTCATCAACTCTACCCTGAGCGCGATAATAGCCATTAGGTAATCTTTCTATTTGATCGCCGTGACGACGCAGACAAGATAAGGTACTGGGGAGAGTAGGAGTATCAGCGAAATAAACTTGATGGTGATCTTTATTTAATAACTCCGTAGACAGTCCAATGCTAGGAGGAATAATAAAAGCTTCTCCTTGTTCAGCCAATTGACCATCTTCGTCTAAAATAACTAAATCCAATCCTAGCGCAGGCGTGGTAAAAGTTGAAGGAGCGCATGGTTGTACGACTGTACCAGTAATATATGCTCCACCAATTTCTGTACCACCGCAATATTCAATAATTGGTTTATATCCCGCTAAAGACATTAAAAAAAGCATATCCTGTGGATTGGAGCATTCACCTGTAGAACTGAAAGCTTTAATAGCACTCCAATCT encodes the following:
- a CDS encoding response regulator transcription factor; its protein translation is MAAQLLLVDDEPGLREAVQAYLEDSGFNVQVASNAREAWDFLQKNPPDLVISDVMMPQVNGYQFLQELREDARFKALPVVFLTARGMKSDRIQGYQAGCDAYLPKPFDPDELVAIVENLLERRAATTQAAGTTTDLEDIARQIAEIRGMLQHGSSITQTPSPIRIDLTPREQSVLDLVAQGLMNKEIARRLETSVRNVEKYVSRLFSKTGTNSRTELVRYALEHGLTK